ACAAGCGATTGACGGACTGAAACTGTTGAGTAGTGCGGAAGATTTTTCGGAGCTGTTTAAAAGTGGAGAAGCAAATATTGTGGAGGCGGTTGTTTCGACGGATTTCCCTTTTCTAAATCAGTCCATTAAGGAAAGCAATTTTCGGTCGCATTACAACGCGGCGGTCGTTGCGGTGGTTCGTCAAGGGGAGAGGATTAATGAAAAGATCGGAAAAATTGTTTTGAAGCCGGGAGACACGTTACTATTGTTGGCACATCAACATTTTATAAACCAGTGGGATGGATCAAAGGATTTTTATCTGGTTAGCCAAAAGGAGAATGAGGATGTGCTGACTCCGGGAAAGGCAAAAATAGCGGTAGGTTCCTTTCTGATGCTGATTCTTTTGGCAAGTACGGGAATCCTTTCTACTTTTCATGCTTCATTGCTGGCTTTGTCAGTCATTATGTTTACCCGAACCATTTCGGTAAAAGAAGCATTTAAGTCGATCAGTTGGGATACGTTGCTGGTCATTGCCTTTTCCTTTGGCATCGGAAATGCGCTGATTAATACTGGTGCTGCGGCATTGGTGGCAGGGGGATTAATCTATGGAGTAGCTCCTTTGGGGCCTATTGGCGTGTTGCTGGCAGTCTACTTTGTGACCAATGTGTTCACGGCTATTATCACCAATAACGCGGCGGCTGTATTGGCTTTTCCTATTGCTTATGCGGCATCGGTGCAGCTGGATCTGAATCCTATGCCCTTTGCGATTGCTGTTGCGGTAGCAGCGTCTTCCTGTTTTGCAACGCCTTTTGGCTATCAGACAAACCTGATGGTTTATGGGCCGGGCGGGTATACTTTTAAGGATTTTATGAAAGTGGGACTGCCACTGAATGTACTGTTTATGATTGCATCGGTCATTTTAATACCGATTTTCTTCAGCTTTTAGGAGTTAGGATAGAATTGTGGGATAAATGATAAAAAGGGAAATTAGGTGAACTGATGAAAACAATATGGACACTATGTCATTATGCCGAACCTCCAGAGTTGGGTGGAATGAACAGACATCATCGTTTTGCAAAAAATTTGATAATGCGAGGATATCAGGTTAGGATCTTTGCGGCCAGCACCATTCATAATACGAAAATGAATGTGGTGGCAGATGGAAATCTGTATCAACAGCAATCATATGATGGAGTGCCATATGTTCATATAAGAACATCGAGTTATGAGGGTAATGGTAAAAAAAGAATACTCAATATGTTACAGTTTGCCTGGAGAGTCTATAAAACCGGAAGAATGATGGAAGGCCAGAAACCAGATGTGGTTCTGGCTTCTTCTGCTCATCCGTTTACCTGGATTTCCGGGTATTTTTTAGCGCGTACATATAAGGCCAGATTCATTGCGGAAACCAGGGACTTGTGGCCTGAAAGCTTAGTGGAGATGGGGGCGTGTAAACGTAATGGGTTGCCGGCAAAAGTGCTATATGGATTAGAATCCTTTATCTTTAGAAAAGCGGACCATTTAATTTTTACCATGCCTGGGGGGCTTGACTATGCAAAGAAGAAAGGTGTTCAAGCGAAAAAGGTTTCTTGCATTAATAATGGCATTGATTTGGAAGAGTTTGACCGACTGGCAGAACAAGAAGTTCATGAAAATGAGTTTAATGGAAATAGTGACAAATTTCGGGTGATTTATACTGGTTCGATAGGTCATGCTCATGCGGTTCATTATCTGGTGCAGGCAGCAAAGGTTATCCAGAAAAAGCGGTATGATAACATTCAGATTGATATTTATGGAGAAGGGATGGAAAAAGATGCTTTGCAGGAGTGGGCCTGTAAAGAGGGTGTGACCAATGTATGTTTTAAAGGGAGAGTGGACAAAAAGTTTATTCCCGGGATACTGCTGAAATCGGATCTTAATATTGCGACTGGGCAGGATATTCAGCTGTATCAGTACGGTCTTAGTATGAATAAATTTTTTGACTACTTTGCGTCGGGGAAACCAACGCTTTCGAACGTTGCCTGTAAATATGATATTTTAGAACACTACCATGCGGGTATTACCGTAAAGCCGGGATCGCCGGAGGCGTTAGCTGAAGGGATTCTTCAGTTTTATCATATGGAACAGGAAGAATATAATCATTACTGTGAAAACGCAAGGAAGGCAGCGGTGAATTTTGACTTCAAAAATCTTACAGATGAGTTGGAAAAAACGTTTTTATAGATCATAAAAGATTGTTCTTGTGAACGGTGGGGATTATGTAGAATTGAGGCATTTGGATCAATATCAATCTTATACATAAAGTGGGCAGCTGTGTTATACTGGCATTATATGAAAGCTGGTATTTGACTACTCGTATTAATGACAAGGAGGATGCTCACTATGGTTAAAGATATTCGTTGGATTCAGCGTTTTCAAAATTATAAAAAGGCATTATCTCAGCTTCAGCAAGGTGTCGATCTGTTAATGGAGAGAGAATTAAGTAATTTAGAAAAGCAGGGCATTATCTAGGCCTTTGAATTTACGCATGAGTTAGCCTGGAAAACATTGAAAGACTTCCTGATCCATCGGGGAAATAAAGAAATCTATGGATCCAGGGATGCAACAAGAGAAGCTTTTAAACTGGGCATTATTGAAAAAGGAGAAGTTTGGATGGAAATGATTGAAAGTCGAAACCTGACCAGCCATGCCTATGATGAATCGACGGCGGAAGAAATTATTCAGCAGGTGAGAAAAGACTACATAGAACAGTTTCACGCATTGAAAGAAATGATGGGGCGTTTGACAAAAGATGAGGAGAGTTGAAAATGAACCATGGGCTAAGCGAGAAAACTGTTGAAGAAATAAAAGGGATTTTTCGTGAACATGCAGAAATTGATCAAGCGATTCTGTACGGATCCAGGGCGAAAGGTTCTTATGATGCTGGTTCAGATATTGATATAGCCCTGGTTGGAAATAGCTTGTCATTGAAGGATCTTCTTCAGATTCGCATAGAGATTGAGAGCTTAAACCTGCCTTATACCGTTGACTTGGTTTTGTATCACAACATACAAAGTCAGGATCTAATCGATCATATGAATAGAGTCGGGAGGGTTATATATGACAGGGACTCTCGTGTAAAATGATCATGAAGCCTGTCGAAGTCTTGACAAAAGGGCATCAGGTTTTCTTGTTTGACAAGAAATTTAATAAGGCTCTGAACCATTGTATAATTGGGTTTCAGGGCTTTTTCTATGAATAGTTTTCCAGGGTTTTAGTGCGATTAACGCTACAATGATTACTACAGAATTTTCTAATGGAGATGTTGGGAATTTTACCGTTGAGCCTTATAGCAAAAAAGGTTCATTAATGGTAAAATAAGGTTGATTCGAAGACTTGATACTTGAAAGGATGGACCTTTTGATTGGAATAAAAGAGTTTGGGAATTACAAAAAACTGGCGGTAATGATCCTCAATATATTGCTGGTGCATGCGGCGTATCTATTGGCATTTTTACTGCGGTATGGGTATCCTTTTCCGGAATACAATTATTCATCCTATCGAGTGATGACGCCTTACATTTCTGTAGGTGTGGTCATTTTATTTAGTATTTATGGGTTGATGAATGTAACCAGAAAAGGAAGAATGGAAATCGTTCAATCTGTTGGCACTGCGGTTATAGTGCTTAATATTCTTACAATGGCAGGAACTTTTTTTATGAGAACCTTTAGTTTTCCTCGAAGTATTTTTGGCATTGCCATGGTGCTGCAACTTGTCATAATCAGTATTTTTTACTTAATCATATTAGAAATTCAACGGAAAAGGCATGGAGCAAAACATATTTCTGTGATAGGTCAGGGAAAACAGACAGAAGAAATTGCTGGGAAAATTCTGCGCAAATATGATGGTTGGTTTTCGGAGATGCGCATTTGTCAGGATGAGCGTATTTCGGTGATGAATGATGTGGTAAAAATGTCGGATTGGGTTTTTGTATGTCCGGCTGTGCCAACGGCACAAAAACATCGGTTAATGCAGTTGTGCATTCAATATAGAAAAGAGCTGCAATTAGTACCGGATTTTTATGAAATTATGAATGTTGGAGCATCGACTAGTCAAATGGATGATGTACCGGTTCTTCATATTGATACAATGAGGCTGTCTGTGGAACAACGAATGATGAAACGGCTGATTGATTTTGTTGCTTCAGGGATGGCGTTGATTATTCTGTTACCATTACTGTTAATGATCGCTATCTGTATTAAAATAACCTCTTCGGGGCCGGTCTTGTATCATCAGATCCGGGTAACTAGAGATGGGAAACGGTTCCCTTTATATAAATTTCGTTCCATGGTAATGGATGCGGAAAAGGATACCGGACCGGTGCTGGCATCGGAGAATGATCAGCGAATCACTAAATGTGGGAAATGGTTACGAGCTTGGAGGTTAGACGAGCTGCCACAGCTGTTTAATGTATTAAAAGGGGATATGAGCCTGGTGGGACCTCGGCCGGAGCGTCCGTTGTTTGTGGATCAATTTGAACAAAAAATGCCCCATTATCGGTATCGAAAAACGGTAAAAGCTGGCATTACAGGATTGGCACAGGTGCGTGGCAACTATAGTACAACCGCCGAAGATAAAATGAGACTAGATTTATTATATATTCGAAATTATTCCTTTTGGTTGGATATCATTATTATGCTGCAAACACTACCGGTGGTAGTGAATATGGACCGGGCAAAGGGAGTGTCAGGGCAACAAAATGTAAGGACCATTGCTGGAAAATATGGTTTTGTTGTTTCGGAAGAGGAATCAATGCTGCGCATTCGTAAAACAAGAAAGTAGAAATATGGTTTCATCTTAAGAGATCCAGCAGAGCGAAGGGTGTGAGAGTTAAAATGAAAATACTGGTAACAGGAGGACTAGGCTATGTTGGCAGTCACACAGTGGTAGAGTTGATGAGAGAAGGCCATGAAGCAATGATAGCGGATAATCTTGTTAACGCTAAGGTGGAAGTTCTGGAGAAGATACAATGCATTACGGGGAAAGAGCCTGTTTTTTATCAGATTGATGTGACGGAGGAATCGAAACTCCAACGTCTTTTCAGCGAACATAAATTAGAAGGTGTTCTTCATTTTGCAGGTTTAAAGGCAGTAGGAGAATCGGTGGACCGCCCGTTGGATTACTATCAAAACAATATTTTATCGACCATTGCATTGGCAAAGGTGTGTCTCAAGCATCGGGTAGATAAGTTTGTGTTTAGTTCTTCAGCCACGGTTTATGGAGATCAGCCTTCACCTTTGACAGAAGATATGGAATTAGGGAAAACAGTGAATCCTTACGGAGAAACAAAAGTAATGAGTGAAAGAATTCTGACGGATGTTTCTAAAGTGAATCCTACCTTAGCCATTGCTTCGCTAAGGTACTTTAATCCTATAGGAGCCCATGAAAGTGGATTAATTGGTGAACGGTCTGTAGGAACTCCTAATAACGTGATGCCGTTAATCAATAGAGTAGCAAAGGGTGAGCAGGAGAAGCTTAGAGTTTTTGGCGGGGATTACAACACGATCGATGGTACAGGAGTTCGTGACTATATCCATGTGGTAGATGTTGCCAAAGCCCATGTTAAGGTAATTGAAAAGATAAAAAGAGGAGTCCAGATTTATAATTTAGGTACTGGAAGAGGCACATCTGTTTTAGAACTGATACAGGCTTTTGAAAAAACAAACGGAATCTCTATCCCTTGGGAGTTTACGGAAAAAAGGGCTGGAGATATTGCTGTATCATATGCAAATGTAGATAAAGCTAAATTAGAATTAGGGTGGAAAGCGGAGCGTAGTATAGAAGATATGGTGAGAGATGCCTGGGAATTTGAATGTCAAAATCCGATTTAGGGACCTGTAGAAGCTATTCCTAAAAATTGGTGACTGGCATGTGAGTTGTTTTCAGCAATATGTACCATCGGTGAATTTCATGGAAATGACAGGTAATCTGTTCGGAAAAAGCTCCAAAGAATTGCGTGAGCAGGTGATAAGGCATTTTGAATTCCAGAACTTGTCCGAGAAGGGTGGTGTGGAGAAACGTATGAAAATAGGAATCATAGGTCCCTTAGATTCTGGGCAAAAAATTGCAGAAATAATGGAAAGATACTTTGAAAAGCTAACACCTAAAATATATGATGTGAGCAGGATAGAAGAGGCTCATTTAAGGGTTCAGGACGCTGAAAAAGAATGTCAGGGACTTATTTTTACAGGTTTAGGAGTATATTCTAAAATAATAAACAAACTTGATCCTGCGCTGCCCTATACCTATATTCCCTTTTTGGCATCCAGTATTATGAAAGCACTGTGGGATTTACGAAAAAAATATCCGGAGTGTACGTCTTTTTCTATTGACATTGTTCGGGCTTCGGAGGTAAAAGATGCGCTTGAAGAACTGGATCTACAGGATATGGAAATGTATTTAATGGAGTATAACCATCTATATCCAGAACAAAAATATGTGGATTTTCATGTAGAGCACCAGGAAAGAAAAAAAGTGGATGTATCCATTATCGGCTTAGGGTGGGTCTATGAACAAGTCACTCAACAGGGGTATCCGGCGATCAGGCTTTATTCCACTAAGAGTGCTATTAAAAATACCATCCATGAACTACTACATAAGATCAAAGAAGCAGAAGTAAAAGAGTCAACCATAGCGGTACAAATTTTAAGGATTTCAAGCCAGCAGGATATGTCCCAATATAAAATATTAGAAATCAGTTCCATGGTACAAAATAGCTTAGTTGGATATTTGAAAGAAATTCAAGGCAGCATTTTCAGCTTGCAATGGGATGAGTATATTATATTTTCTAATCGGGGAGCTGTTGAAGATACACAAAACCTGTTTAAGCTAAAAAACACGCTAGATTACGTAGAGAAGAAAAATA
This region of Tindallia magadiensis genomic DNA includes:
- a CDS encoding HTH domain-containing protein; the encoded protein is MSCFQQYVPSVNFMEMTGNLFGKSSKELREQVIRHFEFQNLSEKGGVEKRMKIGIIGPLDSGQKIAEIMERYFEKLTPKIYDVSRIEEAHLRVQDAEKECQGLIFTGLGVYSKIINKLDPALPYTYIPFLASSIMKALWDLRKKYPECTSFSIDIVRASEVKDALEELDLQDMEMYLMEYNHLYPEQKYVDFHVEHQERKKVDVSIIGLGWVYEQVTQQGYPAIRLYSTKSAIKNTIHELLHKIKEAEVKESTIAVQILRISSQQDMSQYKILEISSMVQNSLVGYLKEIQGSIFSLQWDEYIIFSNRGAVEDTQNLFKLKNTLDYVEKKNIITYVGTGLGPTAYESEINARKALELALKEKESCIFKIDEAKVEGPLLLERELHYDFIIDHAEIEKMAELTELNPLYIKKIEALKKKHSQDTFTSEELAKHLNVSMRTASRIMKKIIDNECGEVVGIESTNIVGRPKQIVRIDFGLN
- a CDS encoding sugar transferase, which translates into the protein MIGIKEFGNYKKLAVMILNILLVHAAYLLAFLLRYGYPFPEYNYSSYRVMTPYISVGVVILFSIYGLMNVTRKGRMEIVQSVGTAVIVLNILTMAGTFFMRTFSFPRSIFGIAMVLQLVIISIFYLIILEIQRKRHGAKHISVIGQGKQTEEIAGKILRKYDGWFSEMRICQDERISVMNDVVKMSDWVFVCPAVPTAQKHRLMQLCIQYRKELQLVPDFYEIMNVGASTSQMDDVPVLHIDTMRLSVEQRMMKRLIDFVASGMALIILLPLLLMIAICIKITSSGPVLYHQIRVTRDGKRFPLYKFRSMVMDAEKDTGPVLASENDQRITKCGKWLRAWRLDELPQLFNVLKGDMSLVGPRPERPLFVDQFEQKMPHYRYRKTVKAGITGLAQVRGNYSTTAEDKMRLDLLYIRNYSFWLDIIIMLQTLPVVVNMDRAKGVSGQQNVRTIAGKYGFVVSEEESMLRIRKTRK
- a CDS encoding glycosyltransferase family 4 protein, with the translated sequence MKTIWTLCHYAEPPELGGMNRHHRFAKNLIMRGYQVRIFAASTIHNTKMNVVADGNLYQQQSYDGVPYVHIRTSSYEGNGKKRILNMLQFAWRVYKTGRMMEGQKPDVVLASSAHPFTWISGYFLARTYKARFIAETRDLWPESLVEMGACKRNGLPAKVLYGLESFIFRKADHLIFTMPGGLDYAKKKGVQAKKVSCINNGIDLEEFDRLAEQEVHENEFNGNSDKFRVIYTGSIGHAHAVHYLVQAAKVIQKKRYDNIQIDIYGEGMEKDALQEWACKEGVTNVCFKGRVDKKFIPGILLKSDLNIATGQDIQLYQYGLSMNKFFDYFASGKPTLSNVACKYDILEHYHAGITVKPGSPEALAEGILQFYHMEQEEYNHYCENARKAAVNFDFKNLTDELEKTFL
- a CDS encoding nucleotidyltransferase substrate binding protein; translation: MVKDIRWIQRFQNYKKALSQLQQGVDLLMERELSNLEKQGII
- a CDS encoding SLC13 family permease, whose protein sequence is MFEPLLTILVVVIMLWLLVRNTFEPVVVFLGALVVLLTAGVISTKEALVGFSNEGMLTVAILFVVAGAIQKSPFLPGIATRLFGNRAKGRRPLLKMMAPITFLSAFLNNTPIVAIFIPIIRNWSTQYNISPSKFLIPLSYVSMFGGILTLIGTSTNLVVSGMLQEFGHEPMGMFEITKVGLPLALLGMAYLLFYGYKYLPDNQDLLASAKQNFKEYLVTFQVENGSRVVGKTIERAGLRNLKGLYLFEIIRKKEKIYPVTPTEVLQEEDKLIFTGQIDTIVQLQAIDGLKLLSSAEDFSELFKSGEANIVEAVVSTDFPFLNQSIKESNFRSHYNAAVVAVVRQGERINEKIGKIVLKPGDTLLLLAHQHFINQWDGSKDFYLVSQKENEDVLTPGKAKIAVGSFLMLILLASTGILSTFHASLLALSVIMFTRTISVKEAFKSISWDTLLVIAFSFGIGNALINTGAAALVAGGLIYGVAPLGPIGVLLAVYFVTNVFTAIITNNAAAVLAFPIAYAASVQLDLNPMPFAIAVAVAASSCFATPFGYQTNLMVYGPGGYTFKDFMKVGLPLNVLFMIASVILIPIFFSF
- the galE gene encoding UDP-glucose 4-epimerase GalE — protein: MKILVTGGLGYVGSHTVVELMREGHEAMIADNLVNAKVEVLEKIQCITGKEPVFYQIDVTEESKLQRLFSEHKLEGVLHFAGLKAVGESVDRPLDYYQNNILSTIALAKVCLKHRVDKFVFSSSATVYGDQPSPLTEDMELGKTVNPYGETKVMSERILTDVSKVNPTLAIASLRYFNPIGAHESGLIGERSVGTPNNVMPLINRVAKGEQEKLRVFGGDYNTIDGTGVRDYIHVVDVAKAHVKVIEKIKRGVQIYNLGTGRGTSVLELIQAFEKTNGISIPWEFTEKRAGDIAVSYANVDKAKLELGWKAERSIEDMVRDAWEFECQNPI
- a CDS encoding nucleotidyltransferase domain-containing protein, which encodes MNHGLSEKTVEEIKGIFREHAEIDQAILYGSRAKGSYDAGSDIDIALVGNSLSLKDLLQIRIEIESLNLPYTVDLVLYHNIQSQDLIDHMNRVGRVIYDRDSRVK